A window of Metabacillus sp. B2-18 contains these coding sequences:
- a CDS encoding Na-translocating system protein MpsC family protein — protein sequence MKNVDNYYQEDLLLLSSTLSKLLKQRFGKGPETCYVTLHSNRLVIFIKKYITPAEAVLLKNNNVSLLQKFRSAVMEEVFTEFGKEAHDCLGISFDSYYDDWNFKRNTGIMILENSGSKEWLETTVPPTIRENLFNGIISVSEEIYKVPSRVEIIRMNQNMYAVECREPLIQIEKVLYRKGHIELLQERSNDIKNSFIKQKEVFESIFTTVVEDIFMIWDYKNDRSYIFFYLQ from the coding sequence ATGAAAAATGTTGATAATTACTACCAAGAAGACCTCCTTCTTCTTAGTAGTACATTAAGTAAACTGCTAAAGCAAAGGTTTGGAAAAGGACCTGAAACATGTTACGTTACATTGCATTCAAACAGATTAGTCATCTTTATAAAAAAATATATAACTCCTGCTGAAGCCGTTTTGTTGAAGAATAACAATGTAAGCTTATTACAGAAATTCAGGTCCGCTGTTATGGAAGAAGTATTCACTGAGTTTGGCAAAGAAGCACATGATTGCCTTGGTATTTCTTTTGATTCTTATTATGATGATTGGAATTTTAAAAGAAACACGGGAATAATGATTTTGGAGAATAGTGGATCTAAAGAATGGCTCGAAACAACAGTACCTCCTACAATCAGGGAGAATCTTTTTAACGGAATAATTTCGGTTAGTGAGGAAATATATAAAGTACCAAGTAGAGTAGAAATCATTAGAATGAATCAAAATATGTATGCTGTAGAATGCAGAGAACCTTTAATTCAAATTGAAAAAGTTTTGTATCGCAAAGGACATATAGAGTTGCTACAAGAGCGTTCCAATGATATTAAGAACTCCTTTATTAAACAAAAAGAGGTTTTTGAATCAATTTTCACTACAGTTGTAGAAGATATATTTATGATTTGGGACTACAAAAATGATAGGAGCTATATTTTCTTTTATTTACAATAG
- a CDS encoding Na-translocating system protein MpsC family protein, producing the protein MDDNAILSLQKDISGYVGKMFRESFGKGPQSVYTSVGYTFITIYLRNFLTPSERVLLEQDQIMTIMQMRDKLMDTLIPELRAFIEISTSKKIQEVYYDWNLHNKSGMVTCVSSEPFTPKEVLVEEYIGKEKVDNEVIQISKQAQKIPEEIYSCEINERTLVIIRNGILVRIEKELIRLGHGDLLKRVKQNLEKGYLHNNSQLEATLNKQIIEMFVDWDFDLDKSVILFMLNPTEPKKHNYRQVDIE; encoded by the coding sequence ATGGATGATAATGCGATATTAAGCCTTCAAAAGGATATAAGCGGCTATGTTGGTAAGATGTTTCGAGAGAGCTTTGGTAAGGGACCACAATCTGTGTATACTTCAGTAGGGTACACATTTATCACGATTTACTTAAGGAACTTTCTTACCCCCTCTGAGCGTGTTTTGTTGGAACAAGACCAGATCATGACAATCATGCAAATGAGAGATAAACTAATGGATACACTTATTCCTGAACTGAGGGCTTTTATTGAGATATCTACTAGTAAAAAAATTCAGGAAGTTTATTATGACTGGAATTTACACAATAAATCTGGGATGGTTACTTGTGTTAGTTCTGAACCGTTTACACCTAAAGAGGTATTAGTTGAGGAGTATATTGGCAAGGAAAAGGTTGATAACGAGGTTATTCAAATTAGTAAGCAAGCACAGAAGATACCTGAAGAGATCTATTCCTGTGAAATTAATGAAAGAACTCTAGTAATTATTCGTAATGGAATCCTCGTGAGAATTGAAAAGGAACTCATTCGACTTGGTCATGGTGATCTTTTAAAACGAGTTAAGCAGAATTTGGAGAAAGGGTATTTGCATAACAACAGCCAATTAGAAGCTACCCTCAACAAACAAATTATCGAAATGTTTGTGGATTGGGATTTTGACTTAGATAAAAGTGTCATTCTTTTTATGTTAAATCCTACAGAGCCAAAAAAGCATAATTACAGACAAGTTGATATTGAATAG
- a CDS encoding Na-translocating system protein MpsC family protein, producing the protein MDQETLNMISSFTSKLLRKNFGKGPQSCQSTLCGKYLVTYIRGFISPMEEILIQQGQNNQVDKARTVIINHIIEELKDVEESYHDWNFPNNSGVIIFVMDDEVEKCASDQNVDFKRLETEVARLSQLVQKIPDQIYVYPLSSSLYLIERKGILIPIEKSLIKKGFAEELKITKDELEKTYFHRYGKFDNIFNTTIKDIFIDWNFKEDKSFVAFILGS; encoded by the coding sequence ATGGATCAAGAAACTTTAAATATGATTAGTAGCTTTACAAGTAAGTTACTAAGAAAGAATTTTGGCAAGGGGCCACAATCCTGTCAATCAACACTGTGTGGTAAATATTTAGTTACATATATCCGTGGTTTTATTTCACCAATGGAAGAGATCCTTATACAACAAGGACAAAATAATCAGGTTGACAAGGCTAGAACCGTGATCATTAACCATATTATTGAAGAATTAAAGGATGTTGAGGAAAGTTATCATGATTGGAATTTTCCCAATAACTCTGGAGTGATTATATTTGTTATGGATGATGAAGTAGAAAAGTGTGCATCAGACCAAAATGTTGATTTCAAGAGGCTAGAAACAGAGGTTGCTCGACTGAGTCAATTGGTGCAAAAAATTCCAGATCAAATTTATGTGTATCCTCTTTCATCTTCTCTTTATTTAATCGAGAGGAAAGGAATTCTTATTCCAATTGAAAAATCACTAATCAAGAAAGGGTTTGCAGAGGAGCTTAAGATTACAAAGGATGAATTAGAGAAAACTTATTTCCATAGATATGGAAAATTTGATAATATATTCAATACTACTATCAAGGATATCTTTATTGATTGGAACTTTAAAGAAGATAAGTCATTTGTTGCTTTTATCTTAGGATCTTAA
- a CDS encoding sensor histidine kinase, which yields MLTSSSSIGQVLFNLLIVLSPIYFYQLIFSHSTKKRTDLFAGLVFGFASILSMYFPILSGELNGGFLWDLRWVPFVVCALYMGKVSTIICGLLLVGYRFTLGGFLASVNVLVVALILYILIILIKKKYHELRKVSKILITLFTSILTFFVVISSILLHFLYLNQLEFLYQLGSHLYLQMGASYVIGIMIYAYLTESVRSNLKLSEQIHDAEKLNIVSELAASIAHEVRNPLTVVRGFIQLTKVKVDKELHHYMDTAIDELDRAESIISDYLNFAKPQQDMKTEEIRVGKSLKEIILLMQSYANIKGIRLEHQIEKDLYIKVDPFKFKQAILNLVKNAIEATDSGSVKITVIFCEKSQVISIQVIDTGLGMTVEQLQGIGKPYHTTKENGTGLGLMVTIRLIEAMGGTLKFESEPGKGTIVNIKFKGVRKSSKEQNASKKPYTA from the coding sequence TTGTTAACATCATCAAGTAGTATTGGTCAGGTGTTATTCAACCTGCTGATCGTGCTATCACCAATCTATTTTTATCAATTGATTTTTTCCCATTCTACTAAAAAAAGAACTGATCTTTTTGCAGGACTAGTTTTTGGTTTTGCGTCCATTTTAAGTATGTATTTCCCTATTCTTTCAGGTGAATTAAACGGCGGCTTCCTATGGGATTTACGTTGGGTTCCGTTTGTTGTTTGTGCACTCTACATGGGGAAAGTATCCACCATTATCTGTGGATTGTTATTAGTAGGATATCGTTTTACATTAGGCGGTTTTCTTGCATCAGTTAATGTACTAGTTGTTGCACTCATACTTTATATACTTATTATTTTGATCAAGAAAAAATATCATGAATTACGTAAAGTTAGCAAAATTCTTATTACACTCTTTACTTCAATTCTAACTTTTTTTGTAGTTATTTCTTCCATTTTATTACACTTTCTATACTTAAATCAGTTGGAGTTTTTATATCAACTAGGAAGTCATCTTTACTTACAAATGGGTGCTTCCTATGTAATTGGTATAATGATCTACGCTTATCTTACAGAAAGTGTACGATCTAACCTTAAGCTATCAGAACAAATTCATGATGCTGAAAAGCTTAATATTGTAAGTGAGCTTGCAGCCTCAATTGCCCATGAAGTACGTAATCCATTAACAGTGGTAAGAGGATTTATTCAACTAACAAAAGTGAAAGTTGATAAAGAACTCCATCATTATATGGACACCGCTATTGATGAACTAGATCGGGCTGAGTCAATCATTTCGGATTATTTGAATTTTGCAAAACCACAACAAGACATGAAAACTGAGGAAATTAGGGTTGGTAAGTCACTAAAAGAAATTATTCTCCTTATGCAATCCTATGCTAATATAAAAGGAATTAGACTCGAACACCAAATAGAAAAAGATTTATACATTAAGGTAGATCCGTTTAAATTTAAACAAGCGATCTTAAATTTGGTAAAGAATGCAATTGAAGCAACAGATAGTGGAAGTGTGAAGATTACTGTGATCTTTTGTGAAAAAAGCCAGGTAATCTCCATTCAAGTAATAGATACCGGCTTAGGAATGACAGTAGAGCAACTCCAAGGAATCGGTAAGCCATATCACACAACAAAAGAAAATGGAACAGGTTTAGGATTAATGGTGACGATCCGATTGATTGAGGCTATGGGTGGAACGTTAAAATTTGAAAGTGAACCTGGTAAGGGGACTATAGTTAACATCAAATTTAAAGGCGTTAGGAAAAGCTCCAAAGAACAAAATGCTTCTAAGAAGCCGTATACTGCTTAA
- a CDS encoding 3D domain-containing protein, which translates to MRAFKQTIATIGILLLSLPISYVANAESTKASLDRANEQLEQSQQTILQKEKEQQAINEEVKDIQENVQALENQISTNEKSLAEVEAKISETQKIIAQKKEEIVLLLDKVYAREGIMEKRLVALQHSDRTTVVIETLINSESIGNFFERVGAVATLLDADQKIIDQQEADLKQIEEDKKEIDRQQQLLHTQQSDLEAKKAELEENRVKRNEALAVMQEKYQKLSEEINLAEKEKSTIQSQITSISDKLEKEQAAAKARAVELAKAKKAQEEAQAQQTVAPPTNNKDTSTVSGKEMYVSATAYSHEDTKNDVTYLGYNIKKNPNMKLIAVDPGVIPLGSKVWVEGYGVAIAGDTGGAIIGHKIDVLMPSSAKALQWGRKTVKIVILD; encoded by the coding sequence ATGCGAGCTTTTAAGCAAACTATTGCCACAATTGGTATCCTTTTATTATCCTTACCTATTTCTTACGTGGCAAACGCAGAATCAACAAAGGCATCTTTAGATCGTGCCAATGAACAGCTAGAGCAGAGTCAACAAACCATTCTTCAAAAAGAAAAAGAGCAACAAGCGATAAATGAAGAAGTAAAAGACATTCAAGAAAACGTACAAGCCTTAGAAAATCAGATTTCTACTAACGAGAAAAGTTTAGCTGAAGTAGAAGCAAAAATATCAGAAACTCAGAAAATAATTGCACAGAAAAAAGAGGAAATAGTGCTTTTACTTGATAAAGTATATGCTCGTGAAGGAATTATGGAAAAGCGTTTAGTCGCTCTTCAACATAGTGACCGAACGACAGTTGTGATTGAAACCCTCATTAATTCAGAAAGCATTGGTAATTTCTTTGAACGAGTTGGTGCAGTTGCCACTTTACTAGACGCAGATCAAAAAATAATAGATCAACAAGAAGCTGATTTAAAGCAGATTGAAGAAGATAAAAAAGAAATTGATCGTCAACAACAACTTCTTCATACACAACAAAGTGATCTTGAAGCTAAGAAAGCTGAACTAGAAGAAAACCGTGTAAAAAGAAACGAAGCATTAGCTGTTATGCAGGAAAAATATCAAAAGCTTTCAGAAGAAATTAATCTCGCTGAAAAAGAAAAATCAACTATACAATCACAAATTACCTCTATTTCAGATAAGTTAGAAAAAGAGCAAGCCGCTGCTAAAGCAAGAGCTGTTGAATTAGCAAAGGCGAAAAAAGCTCAAGAAGAAGCACAAGCTCAGCAAACTGTTGCTCCTCCAACAAATAACAAAGACACTTCTACTGTTTCCGGAAAAGAAATGTATGTTTCCGCAACAGCTTATAGCCATGAAGATACTAAAAACGATGTTACTTATTTAGGATATAACATAAAGAAGAATCCAAACATGAAATTAATTGCTGTAGACCCAGGCGTTATCCCACTTGGTTCAAAAGTGTGGGTTGAAGGATATGGTGTTGCAATCGCTGGTGACACAGGTGGTGCGATTATAGGTCATAAAATTGATGTTCTCATGCCATCAAGTGCAAAAGCATTGCAATGGGGCCGAAAGACAGTGAAAATTGTTATTCTTGACTAA